GCGATGGGGAAATGTAGGACGGCTGGTCGCGTTGCTCGCCGGAGTCGTTCTCTTCGCCACCGGGCCGCATGGCTGTGGCGAGGGGGGAGGTCGGAGGCCGGAGGTGGGAGGGCTTGGCTCTGTTCCGCCCGCTCTGCCGCGGGGGTTGAACCCGGCGGCGCCTGTGGTCCCTCATCCGTCATTGCCCGTCGTTCGGAAAAAGCAGCAATTACGGAGACACCATCGGAAGCATCGCGTCCGCGGGAGGAGGCACCACGCGAGGCCGGCGCCAAGCCCTGCAACCCCGCAATTCCGCAACTCTGCAACTCCGCGTTACACGCCGCCGCCCAGCGCGGCATACGCGCCACCCCCGGCGCCCGCGGCTACGGGTGAATTCGGGCCCTAGCCGAGTTCTAGTGCCGCCGCGTCATCGGGTACCAGCACCCTGTTTTCGAGCAGCTCGGCGTCGCGCAGAGCTCGCCTGAGCGCGGCCCGCGTGTCTACGCAATGGTTGATCGAGTCCATGTGCACCGCCACGACCACCGTCTCGTCCGGCGTGGCCTCGGTCACCGAGATCACGTCGGCGGGGGTCATCGTGATCGGGTCGCCCTCGTTGAAGCGCGCGCCGCCGGCGTTCACCACCACCACGCCGGGCGAGTGCCTTGAAAGCGCGTCGCGCACCTCGTCGCACCAGATGGTGTCGCCCGCGATGTAGAGCGTCGGCTCGTCAGGCGCGCTGAGGACGAAGCCGGACACCGGCGCCATCGCCTTCGCGATCTCGCCGGTGCCGTGCTGTCCGCCCGTGCGGGCGACGGTGATGCCGAGCAGGTCGATCGTGTCCTCCACCGGCCGCACGTCGGTGAACTCCATCTGGCGCAGCTCGTCTCCGTCCTCTGGCTGGCACGCCATCGGAAGCGAGCGCGGCAGCGCAGCCTGAGCCGTCGGATCGAAGTGGTCCGCGTGCATGTGGGTGACGAGCACGGCGTCCACGTTCGCCACCAGCTCCGGGGCGGGCACCGGCAGCGGGACGAGTGGGTTGGGACGCTGGTTCGGCGAGTTCTCGATCGGCGGCGCGGAGCCCTGCTCGCCGAGCATGGGATCGACGAGGAGACGCTTGCCGCCGTACTCGAGCACGAGCGTCGCGTGCCTGATCAGGGTGAGGATCACCGCTGCGCGAAGCGGCCCGTGGGGGCGTTGCTCGGCGGCGCCTCGCCGCGGCGCTTGGCCTCGATGTCCGCGAGCTGGTCGTCCACCCAGTCGCCTGGGTTGCGCGAGGTAACGATCCGCTTGAGTCCGTCGGCGCGCCACGCCCGCTCCTCCTGCGACATCGTGAGAGCGCGGTAGATCGCGTCCGCCTGCTCCTGCACGTCGAACGGGTTGACCGAGAGCGCGAACTCCGCGAGCTCCTCGTGGGCGCCCGTGTTCTCCGACAG
This portion of the Thermoleophilaceae bacterium genome encodes:
- a CDS encoding MBL fold metallo-hydrolase, producing the protein MILTLIRHATLVLEYGGKRLLVDPMLGEQGSAPPIENSPNQRPNPLVPLPVPAPELVANVDAVLVTHMHADHFDPTAQAALPRSLPMACQPEDGDELRQMEFTDVRPVEDTIDLLGITVARTGGQHGTGEIAKAMAPVSGFVLSAPDEPTLYIAGDTIWCDEVRDALSRHSPGVVVVNAGGARFNEGDPITMTPADVISVTEATPDETVVVAVHMDSINHCVDTRAALRRALRDAELLENRVLVPDDAAALELG